The Apibacter raozihei DNA segment CTTTTTGTAGGAAATGGTCCTGTAGTACAAATAAAAGATTCAAACGGTAAGATAAAGGTATTGGATAGCAAAGAAAAAGATGTTGTCTGGGACGGACCTTTAGTTATGATGACTAACGAGATATCTGCTTCAGCTTCAGAAATCCTTGCGGGTGCTATGCAGGATTATAAAAGAGCCATAATTGTCGGGCCGGTTCAAACTTACGGTAAAGGGACAGTTCAAACCATATTTCCTTTAGACCGGTTTAGCCTGGCCGATGACAAATACGGAGCTTTAAAAGTTACCATTCAAAAATTCTATAGAATTACAGGTAGTTCTACCCAGCTTAAAGGTGTTAATTCAGATATTGTAATACCCGGATTGATGTCCTATTCGGATATTTTTGAAAAATCGCAACCTTATGCCTTACCTTGGGATCAGATTACAGCTACGAAATATACAGAATGGCAGGGAACTCCTAAAATAAACTATGAGTATTTAAAAGCCAGAAGTAATGAAAGATTAAAAGGTAATTCATATATAGCTTCGATTGAGTCTGCTGGAAAATGGACTCAGGAATTAGATAAAATTGAAAAAATACCTTTGCAATATGAAAAATTCATGACGGAAATGAATAAGAGAAGAGAGCAAGGGAAAAAATATGAAAAAGAAACTACTTTTGATGCTAAATTGAAAGTGGAAGCACCTACGTATGAGTTGGTCAAATTTAAATCCGATACGGTTTTAAAAGCAAAAAGAGAAGACTGGTATAAAGGCATGAAAAAAGATTTTAATCTGAAAGAATCTGTTAATGTCCTGAATGACATGATAAAATCAAAATAACGATATAAGTATTTTACCCATACAAACGCCTGTTTAAATAAGTTTAAACAGGCGTTTTTTGATATATATATTCCCGTTTATTCTTTTTTTAATGTAAAATATATGTTCTTATAAACGAGTGAGTTTTGTACTTTTAATAAATAATAATACTTTTGTCTTTTACTAAGCGAGCATGTACAACAAAATAAAGAATAGTGTTTTATTATGCACTATAGCCATAATCATTTTCAAATTACTGTTTTTATTGACCCGACACATTCAGGAAGATGCATTTATTACCTGGAGAGTGGCCCAAAACATATTGGATTATGGAGTATACGGATATAACGGAGCTGAAAGAATATCGGCATCTACTACTCATTTATACGTATTAGTCAGTGTTATATTTAAATATATTTTTTCAGATAATTTCATCTATCCATTATTGATATTCAATAATATAGTATTTACATTCGGAACCAAAATTCTATCGGATCTTTTATTAAAGGAAGATAAATCTAAAATACTTTTTATACTTTTTGTTAATTTTTTACCTCCGGCATTAAAAATATCTACAATAGGCATGGAGTTTGGACTTCTTTTCTTTTTATACACTTTATTTTTAAAATATGCATTAGTAAATAGAAAGAATTGGGCTTTTGTTTTATTACCATTATTGATACTATGGACTCGTTTGGATGCGGCTCTGTTTATGTTGATCACTTTTATTTTTGATCTAGTTAAATATAAGAAAATAAATTATTACTTTATTTTAGGTGGAGTTTTAAGTATAATCAGCATAGTAGGATTTAATTATTTTTATTTTCATGAAATAATAAATAATACAATTGTTGCAAAAAAATTAGCCTATGCAAAACCGGTAGATGGTATAGGAATCAGAATCGATGAAATGCTTAAAAACACGAATTTTTTCTCAGTAATTAAAATTCCGTCTTCAATATCTCAATTTAATTTTGTATTCATTATCACATTGGTTCTGTCTTTGCTGTGTCTGGTAAGAATTTCAAAAAAGATAACTAAACAGCAACTTTTTGTTTTATACATATTATATACTTACGCAGTGGTTCGTATGTTGGTTTTTGGCTTTGCTAACAGTTGGTTCGACTGGTATTACTGGAATCCTCAAATATTTATATTTATACCGATTATCATAATTTTCGTTTATCAACCCACGACATTTAAAACCCTGTCGTATTTAATAATATTTTTCATTCCCATGGCTTCATATCAAGCCGTACATTCCATTGCTACCGGTCACGGAGAATGGAATTATAATAGAAAAGTAGGACTTTATATTGATAGTATTGAACCAGACAAAACAAAAACAATTTATTTAGAGCCAGCCGGCTATATTCCTTATTTTTCTAAACTTAAAGCAATAGATTATGTAGGATTGGTCGACAAAAGAGTATCTGAGGAATTTAAAAAAGGAGATCCTAATGTGGATCAGACTATTCTTAGGAAGCTAAAGCCGGATTATATTCTGGAAGATAACAAGCCTATGTTTAAAGGCAGAATAGATTCTGCTGTATCATCACAATACAAATTAATTAAAGAATTTCATATCTCATCCGTTTCGCATTCCGATAATTATATTTTAGACAAAATATATAAATTAAAACCTTCAGGAAGAGATTATTATCTATATAAACGAATGGCTGAATAAAAATAGTTTAAAAATTCTTTTCACCATATATTTTCCAAAATTGTTAAGAATTGCCTGTACGACCTAAATAAAAGTATAAAATAACTCCTTTGAATAAAATAAATTGTAATTTTATACCTATTATAAACGATTAAGGGCTATGAAAAGAGCGGAGAATAACAGATATATAAATAGAGAAATAAGCTGGTTAAAATTTAATGCAAGAGTTCTTCAGGAAGCAATGGATAAAAAAAATCCTTTGTTGGAGCGATTACGTTTTTTAGGTATTTATTCAAATAATCTGGATGAGTTTTACAAAGTCAGATATGCATATATTGCCAGAATGGTTCAGTTTAACCGTAAATACAACAATATTGTAGAAGAGCAGACAGATACCGAATTGCTTGAAGAAATTAACCAGACGGTAGCCCATCAGCAACAAAAATATGACAGGCTGTACGAACAGATAATTAAAGAGCTGGCACGTGAAAAGACTTTACTTGTCGATGATAAAACATTGCCTGATACCTTAAAACCTTTTGTTGAGGACTTCTTTGAAAATAAACTAAGTCATGCACTCACCATCCTTTATTGGAAAGAAGGAGATAAAACACTTAATTTAAAAGATAACGTTTTTTATCTTATAGTTACCATGTTTAAGAAAAATGATAACCGGCAATATGCTCTTATCGAAGTTCCTACTGATCGTTTCTCCCGATTTTTAGTTTTACCGGATATCAATGATAAGCATCATGTTATATTTTTAGATGATGTTATACGTTATCACCTGAAAGATATTTTTCAGTTTTTTAAATTTGAAACCATTGAAGCAAAATCTATTAAATTGACTAAAGATGCAGATTTATCTATAGATAACGATGTGCAGGTAAGTTTCATGGAAAGTGTTGCAGGGGCTTTAAAAGAAAGGCATAAAGGTCTTCCGGTACGTCTGGTTTATGATAAAACCATAGATTTAAAAACGTTGAAGTTTATTAAACGGATGTTTGATTTGGATGAATATGACAGCCTGGCTCCCGGCGGAAAGTATCACAACAAAAAAGATTTCATGAAATTTCCTACTTTGGGAAGGAAAGATTTGGAATACAAAAAAATAGTTCCGGTAATACCTAAAATTCTAAAAGACGAAAATAATTACTTTAAAGCATTTGCTAAAGAAGATACCTTATTATATGCACCTTATTATGATTATTCCGTTTTTCTAAAATTTTTGAGAGGAGCAGCCATTGATCCGAAAGTTAGGAAAATTAAAATTACCATCTACAGAGTGGCGGATAATTCTCAGGTTTTAAGCGCATTAATTAATGCTGCTAAAAATGGAAAAGAAGTAACAGCTGTTTTGGAACTAAGAGCAAGGTTTGATGAAGCACATAATATTAAATGGTCAAAAGCTTTACAGGAGGAAGGAGTAAAAGTAATATTCGGAGTTCCCGGACTCAAAGTACATTCTAAAATAGGAATAGTCGAAAGAGATCCACAAAGAGGAGCAGCAGAAAAATATGCTTTTATCTCTACTGGTAATTTTCATGAAGGAACAGCTCGGGTTTATACAGATTTTACTCTTTTTACAGCCAACGAAAGTATAGTTAATCAGGTAGATGAAGTTTTTAGTTTTTTTAATGCAAACTATCTGGTCAAGCATTATAAAGATATAGCGGTAAGTCCCTGGGGAATCAGAAGGAAATTAATATTAGGAATTAAAAGAGAAATAAAGAATAAACAGCTGGGATTACCGGCACAGATTAACTTGAAAGTTAACAGTATTTGTGATAAAGAAATTATTGATCACTTATATGAGGCGAGTAGAAACGGCGTAGAGGTGAGAATGGTAATCAGGGGAATATGTTCCATTGTTCCTCAAATTCCCGGACTAAGTGAAAATATAAAAATTGTAAGTATCGTAGATCGATTTTTAGAACATCCGCGTATGTATTGGTTTAAGAATGGAGGAGACGATATGGTTTACATTTCATCTGCCGATATAATGGCACGAAATTTAGATCATAGGGTAGAAGTCGCCTGTCCAGTACTAAATGCTCAAAACAAACAGGAAATTATGCACACCTTTGAACTGGGATTCGAAGACAATGTAAAAGGCAGACTTATCAAAGAAGGTCTGGAAGAGCCATATCAGAAAAACAGAAAAAAGAAAAATAGATCTCAGGAAACTATTTATGAATATATTAAAGAATTGAATAAATAAGAATCAGAGAATATAAAAATCGTTTTTTGGTTCTGGTTTTTCAGTTTTCCCCTCATTTAATAAATCTTTTATATTCATTTCAATAGTTTGAGCAATGGTGGTTACAGATGTATCACTGGGGCGGTTTTTAAACGGATCCTGAAGATGATAAGCCGTTTTTTCCAACAAAAAGAAAATTGATGAAATAATAATTAACAAAGGTATTTCAAAAATAGCATTAATTTCACCTAAAGAGATAGAAAGTACTATTACGAAAACGTAGATGGCAAAATGTAAAAATTTACGATAGGTGACAGGAAAAACTGTCGAGTTTATTCTTTCAGCTTTACCCATAGAGTCACAAAGACGTACTAAGGTGTTATCCAATTGTTTATGGCTAAAAATATCAGTCTTTTGATTTTCACGTAAACGTTTAATTTCCTGTGCATTTAGTTGGATAATAGCCAATGGTATATTATTGTGTTTATGTAAACGTAAAATATCATCTTCCGAAATATATCTTTTAAGGTTACTCATAGGATCTAATCCACGTAATGTTTGTCCCAAAGAATAGCACCAGGCGATTTGCCTGTAAGCCATTTGATGTACCGCAGGTTCATCTTTCTCTATAAAAGTCTGAAGTTGAATTACCCAGCTACGGGAGTCATTGACAATTGCGCCCCAAACCTTCCGGGCTTCCCACCACCTTTCATAAGACTGACTCATTTTAAATGATAACAGAATAGAAATAGCCGTCCCCAGAAATGCAGGAATTGTTAAAGGCATTTTAGGTAATGATTGAAAAAATGTAATAGTTAAATAGTGAGAAATACAACCCACAATAAATACATAAATAATTTCCATTTTTATCTTACTGACAATATAGGAAAAGGGAATTCTTTTATTTAAAAGCATGAATGATAGATAAGTGTATAATTATAAATAGTTCTTCAGTTGCTAAATACTGTTTGATAAATGAATAAATATTTGTTTATTAGAAAGCGGAACTTATCAAAATAAAATAAAAACATTAATCTATTAAAGTCAATACAAAAAACATACCCATATTATAATTTATGAAAAGAATATATAACTATTCGTTATCTTTGTTTAATATAGTAACAATTAAAATTCAGCCAAGTAATGAATATTTATACCTATGCCGCTATAGATATCGGTTCCAATGCCGTTCGATTGTTAATAAATACAATCTACGAAACACAGGATACGGTAACATTTAATAAAACCAGTTTAGTAAGGGTACCTGTTAGATTGGGAGAAGATGTCTTTACTAATGAAAAAATTTCCGAGAAGACTATAGGCAGGCTATCGGAGGCTATGACGGCTTACAAATTACTGATGAATGTGTATAATGTAGACTGCTATCGAGCGTTTGCTACTTCAGCAATGAGAGAAGCTAAAAATTCAAAAGAAGTTATTGAAGCTGTAAAAGAAAAAAGTGGTATTGAAATAGAAGTGATATCAGGTAAAGAAGAGGCAAAAATCATTTTTAGTTCAGAACTTAAAAATTTTCTAGAGTCCGATCATTTTTATTTATTTGTTGATGTAGGTGGAGGTAGCACAGAAATTTCTTTGCTAAATAAAGGAAAAGTATTAAACAGCCAGTCATTTCCAATAGGTACTGTGCGATTATTGGACGGCAAAATTAGTGAGAATTTTTTACACGAAACCGTAAAACCCTGGGTTACAAAAATTACTGCAGATAAACATGTAGAGTTGATAGGCTCAGGAGGGAATATTAATTATGTATTTAAAAATTCAGGCAAAAAAGAAGGGAAATTTCTTTCTCACTCATATATTCATCAACAATATGAATTATTAAAAAATCTTAGTTACGAGGAAAGAATTGAAACATTTAATATGAAGCCCGACCGTGCAGATGTTATTGTGCCTGCTTTACTCATTTATGATTCAGTGATGAAATATGCACATGCTACCCGGGTACATATTCCCAAAATAGGTGCTGCTGATGGAATGATTAACCTTATGTATAAAAGGAATAAAAATCAATAGTTAAAAAAGCCGGATATATTCCGGCTTTTTTTATAAACATACATTTTATTTATGGAATATTAAAAATTTTTAATCTATAGTAAAAGAGATAAATGTTTAACTTTGATATATAACTGAAATAATATGAAACGTATTCTTTTATTAACACTTTTATTGGTAACACATATTGCTATGTCACAAAAGTTTGATTACGACCAGAAATGGAAAGAAATAAATAAATTATCCCAAAAAGGACAATTTAAATCTTTGCAGCCAAAATTAGATGAAATTTATGTTCAGGCTAAAAAAGATAATAATGTGGTAGAGATGATCAGTTCACTTTCCAAACAATGTGAAATACTATCGGTTACACAAGATAACGAATGGGAAGATCCTTATTATTTAGTTATACAAAAATTAAAAACAGAAATGAACTCTTCATCGGAGTTAGCTAAGGACATCTTAAAATCATTATTGGCAAAAACATATTATAAATACAAGATTAATACACAAGGAAGTAAAGAAAATATAACTGAAGCAGAAACAAAATCTGATGATATAAGTACTTGGAGTCCAAAGCAATTAGAGTTAGAAAGTTTGAGTTTATATAAACAGTCAATTCAAAACAAACAGCTATTGCAAAATCAGAAAACAGAAAATTGGAAGAGATTGCTAACTACGGATCAGGACCTTTACCTGTATCCTACATTATATGATGTTTTAATGAGTCGTTATATAAATGCACTTGGTGAAAACAATCGGGATGCTATATATTACAACTCTGTTTCTAAAAATAACTCTTTAAAAAAAACTCAGCAGGAACTTATTTCTGATTTATTAAAATTTCATCAAAATGATACAGATAAATCTGCCTATTTAAATTTTAAAAGAATAGAAATAACAGAATTATCCGGCTCTGATAGAACTTTAGAACAAAAAGCCAATGATTTAATTGAACTGGCTAAATTATATTCTGCTGAAGAATATTCATCTTATTTGTATTATTCAGCAGCTCAATTATTTGAGGGTTCAGATAAAAAGAAAGCATTGAAAATATGCAGTAATATAAATCTATCCCATAAAAACCGTTGGAATACTAATTGCAAAAGTCTTCAGGAAAGCATTACTAGAAAGGCAGTAAACCTGACCTTAGATCCTGAATTGTTACCTGATG contains these protein-coding regions:
- the ppk1 gene encoding polyphosphate kinase 1, yielding MKRAENNRYINREISWLKFNARVLQEAMDKKNPLLERLRFLGIYSNNLDEFYKVRYAYIARMVQFNRKYNNIVEEQTDTELLEEINQTVAHQQQKYDRLYEQIIKELAREKTLLVDDKTLPDTLKPFVEDFFENKLSHALTILYWKEGDKTLNLKDNVFYLIVTMFKKNDNRQYALIEVPTDRFSRFLVLPDINDKHHVIFLDDVIRYHLKDIFQFFKFETIEAKSIKLTKDADLSIDNDVQVSFMESVAGALKERHKGLPVRLVYDKTIDLKTLKFIKRMFDLDEYDSLAPGGKYHNKKDFMKFPTLGRKDLEYKKIVPVIPKILKDENNYFKAFAKEDTLLYAPYYDYSVFLKFLRGAAIDPKVRKIKITIYRVADNSQVLSALINAAKNGKEVTAVLELRARFDEAHNIKWSKALQEEGVKVIFGVPGLKVHSKIGIVERDPQRGAAEKYAFISTGNFHEGTARVYTDFTLFTANESIVNQVDEVFSFFNANYLVKHYKDIAVSPWGIRRKLILGIKREIKNKQLGLPAQINLKVNSICDKEIIDHLYEASRNGVEVRMVIRGICSIVPQIPGLSENIKIVSIVDRFLEHPRMYWFKNGGDDMVYISSADIMARNLDHRVEVACPVLNAQNKQEIMHTFELGFEDNVKGRLIKEGLEEPYQKNRKKKNRSQETIYEYIKELNK
- a CDS encoding bestrophin family protein; amino-acid sequence: MLLNKRIPFSYIVSKIKMEIIYVFIVGCISHYLTITFFQSLPKMPLTIPAFLGTAISILLSFKMSQSYERWWEARKVWGAIVNDSRSWVIQLQTFIEKDEPAVHQMAYRQIAWCYSLGQTLRGLDPMSNLKRYISEDDILRLHKHNNIPLAIIQLNAQEIKRLRENQKTDIFSHKQLDNTLVRLCDSMGKAERINSTVFPVTYRKFLHFAIYVFVIVLSISLGEINAIFEIPLLIIISSIFFLLEKTAYHLQDPFKNRPSDTSVTTIAQTIEMNIKDLLNEGKTEKPEPKNDFYIL
- a CDS encoding Ppx/GppA phosphatase family protein; this translates as MNIYTYAAIDIGSNAVRLLINTIYETQDTVTFNKTSLVRVPVRLGEDVFTNEKISEKTIGRLSEAMTAYKLLMNVYNVDCYRAFATSAMREAKNSKEVIEAVKEKSGIEIEVISGKEEAKIIFSSELKNFLESDHFYLFVDVGGGSTEISLLNKGKVLNSQSFPIGTVRLLDGKISENFLHETVKPWVTKITADKHVELIGSGGNINYVFKNSGKKEGKFLSHSYIHQQYELLKNLSYEERIETFNMKPDRADVIVPALLIYDSVMKYAHATRVHIPKIGAADGMINLMYKRNKNQ